The Candidatus Nitrosocaldus cavascurensis genome segment ATTACAAGTTTGCAATAGAACGCTTCATGGAGGATCCAAACGTAGATATAATAATGCCTTGGTTCGTCTTCCAAGATGATCCACTGGATGAGAATATAGTGCAGGTTCTTGCAGAACTTAACAGGATGAGGAGGAAGCCTATACTTGCTGGTGCAATAGGAGGACCATATACAGCAAGGATGGTCAAGGAGATAGAGAAGGCTGGAATCCCTGTTTACAATGAGATACTGCCATGGGTCAAGGCTGCAAGTGCATTAGCAGAATGGGGAAGGTTAAGCAAGCAGTAGTAGATGATATATTTTCTTTATTATATCCTGTTTTTAATTTAGAGTTTCTTCTTTCTACATAAAATGTTAAATAGGATGCGTAAAAGGTTGATCATCTAGAACTAGTGTTCACTGTTGAGATAACTGGTGATGTTAGCAGTGCTATTAGAATATGGTAATGCATGTATATATATGCATGAAGGTATATTACTAGGCATATCCTATATTCAGGCATGGATGATTCAAGGTATGAGATGCTCCTGCAAAGGTTATACAGTAAGATACCAGCAAGGAGTGAGAAGGGTGCATTCAGGCTTGAGATACCACAACCAGATGTAGTATGGTCTGGGAATAGAACAATCTTGAGGAACTTCGATGACTATCCAAAGATACTACGCAGGGATCCAGAGAAGCTACTACTCTTCCTAGCAAAGGAGATAGGCACGTCAGCAAATATAGTAAATGAGAAGGCGTTCTTCGTTGGCAAGTGGGAGTCAACGATCTTCCACTCACTACTCCAGAAGTACATCAAGGAGTATGTTGTATGCCCTGTATGCAACTCACCAGATACAAGGGTTGAGAAGGTTAAGAGGCTTGTATTCCTTACATGTGAAGCATGTGGAGCGAGGTCACCTATAAAGGGCAAGTTCGTCTAGCAGATATGTACTACTCTAGAAGCATACAGTACCAAGGTTCACTGATGATAAATATATGCGATGCAGAACTCATAGGTAGCAGGATAAGGGAGGGTAACCTAGAGGTTGAGATAAGCAAGGATTACTTCCATGAGCGTATAGGGGAAGAGGATGCTATAGCACTGCTCAGATCATGCTCAATAGCAAACCTCGTTGGTAAGAGGATAGTAGCAAAGGCGTTGGAGATGAGGTTAGCATCACCACATAGCGTAAGATATATAAATGGGGTGCCATTCCTCATGCTCTTCAAGTTCGTGCATACATACTGACTAACTGTGATTGCCTTCCTAACAGTTGTCCATCTAATATCAAAAATCCAAAACTAGAAATAGATTATTGTATATATGATACGCATGGGTAAGAGAAAGGTCCTTAGTGAGGCTGAGCTTAAGGAGTTGGTGTTACCAGCAGAGGGTGAGATACTTGGCAGAGTTATAAAGATGCTTGGGAGCGACCATGTACTTGTGAAGTGTGTTGATAACAAGAATAGGATAGCAAGGATAAGGGGCAAGTTGAAGAGGAAGATATGGGTTAGGGATAATGATGTTGTGTTAGTAGCACCATGGGAGTTCAAGAGTGATGAGAGAGGAGATGTGGTATGGAGGTACACCCTTGCACAGGTTGACTGGCTCAAGGCAAATGGTTACCTCCCACAGGATTTTTAGTTTAGTAGTTATTGTATATGCTAGCATATGCATCATCGAGGTGTATCTTCATGAATTATTATAATAATAATAATGATAGAAGTGAGGAGAGGATAGATAAGAGAGTGCTAAGGGAACTTATTAGGATAGATAGGGAGCAGAGGAGCAGGGAGAAGGATGAGTCTCTAGTGAAGGTAAGGGAGGAGGTATTCGATACCAAGACCATGCTTACACTCTACAGCATCATGAACTCTGGCTACCTTGCATATCTCAATGGTGTAGTTGCAAGTGGGAAGGAGTCTAGAGTATACTGGGGGGTTGCAGAGGATGGGAGCAGTATAGCAGTTAAGATCTATCTTGTTGCTACAGCAGAGTTCAGACATAGGCTACAGTACATAGTTGGTGATCCTAGGTTCAAGAGGGTTAAGAGAGGTATACGTAACATAGTCATGCTCTGGGCAAGGAAGGAGTTCAAGAACCTTAGCAGGGCATACTCAAGTGGTGTAAGTGTACCAAAGCCCATATACGTTAAGGATAATGTACTCCTTATGGAGTTCATAGGCAGCAATGGCATGCCAGCACCAACCCTTAATCAGTGCAATGTATGCAAGGAGCATTATGATCAGGTTATAGATAACCTCATCAAACTATACAGGGATGCTAGACTTGTTCATGCAGATCTCTCAGAGTTCAACATCTTCCTCCATCATGGTGATAGGATTGTGATATTCGACTTTGGTTCTGCTGTTGATGTTAAGCATCCAAATGCTCAAGAGTTCCTTCTCAGGGATATAATGAATGTTAACAGGTTCTTCAGCAAGCAGGGTGTAGAGGTTCATGATATAAATTATCTACTCAGTATTATAAGGGATGATGGAGTTCAGGCAAGTAGTGAAGGTACCAAGGGATAGAATTGGTGTGCTTATAGGTAAGGATGGTATGGTGAAGGAGATGGTTGAGAAGAGATGCAATGTTAAACTCTACATAGATGGTGATGATGATGTAAGTGTAGCAATAGTGAGCAAGGATGATGCTACTTCTCCTACTTCTACTTCTGTTTCTACTTCTACTACTCCTGCTGAAGCTATAGACATTAAGGTATTCAAGGCTGTAGAGTTTGTAACAGCAATAGCAAGAGGCTTCTCACCAGATCGTGCAGTGAGGCTACTTAACGATGAGGAGTGTATGATAAACGTTATAAATCTAAAGGATCATGTTGGTAGATCACATAATGCATTGCAGAGGATCAAGGGCAGGATTATAGGCTCCAATGGGAAGGCTAGAAGGTTGATAGAGGAGTTGACAGGAGCATACATCTCAGTATATGGGCACTATGTTGCTATCATAGGCAAGGCTGAAGAGGTCAGGCTTGCAGGTGAGGCTGTTACTATGCTGATAAATGGTAGCATGCACTCAACAGTATACAACATGCTCCAGAAGGCTAGAAGGCGTGCAAAGATGGAGAGGCTCAAGTTATGGGAGGAGGGTGAAGAAGGTGTTGGTTATCTTGATGCTACTAGCAAGAGTGATGTTGGTAGTAGTAGTGGTGGTGATGATGAAGGATGAGCATATTTGCAGAGATAAGCCCATCTGAGTTCTTCTACAGGAATAGAGATCTAGCAGGATTCAGCAACCCAACAAGGGCAATATACATGACTGTAAGGGAGTTGGTAGAGAACTCTTTGGATGCATGTGACTCCTCAAGCATACTGCCTGAGATAAGTGTATCTATACGTGAGCAGAGCGATCTTCAAGGTATGCCAGACCCCAAACATTACACAGTAACGGTCAAGGATAATGGACCTGGAATAGAGCCAGAGTATGTACCTCTAGCATTTGGTAAGGTGCTCTATGGTACGAAGTTCACACTAAAGCAGAATAGAGGCATGTTTGGTTTAGGAGCAACCATGGCTATACTCTATGGTCAGATAACAACCAACAAACCAGCCGTGATAAGGACTGTAAGGGATGGGTATGCATATGAGTATGTTATGATGCTTGATATACAAAGGAACAAGCCTATAATATTGAGGAGGAACAGTGTTCAGGTTGATGATGCTGGAAGGGGGTTAGAGATAAGCATAACCCTACTTGGGGACTATTCTAAAGCACAACAGAAGGTCAGAGATTACATAGCACAGACAGCACTCATCACTCCATATGCAGATATAGTGCTTGAGGAGCCTAATGGGAGTAGCATATCATTCAAGAGGATAATGGATAAGATGCCTAACCCTCCAGTTGAGGTTAAGCCTCACCCAGCAGGTATAGATGTTGAGACCCTAAGGAGGCTTATACAGAGCGAGATAGGCTCCATAGCATTGCATGAGGTTAAGGATAGGTTCATCAAGGATGTGTTAAGATCAAGTGATAAAAGCATTGCTGATGCTGCAAGGGAGCGCTGGGATAGGCTATCTACTAGCATGAAGACTGCAGCATCACTGCTAGTCATGCTGAATATCAGCGTTGAGGATATGGATAAGGTTAGGATAGATAGGATAGATCCACTTGTAAATGAGATACACTACACAACACTGCTTGATGGTGAGTATAAGAGTGTTAAGATCAACGATCTTGAACCATTCAGATCCCATCTACTCTCCATAGCAATGGGTGATACACTCATCTCCTTCCTTGTAAAGAACTTCCAGAGGGTAGGGTTGAGCACAGCCAAGAGGTTCCTTGCATTTGCAGATATGGATGAAGGGAAGAGGATAGGCATGCTAAGCAATGAGGAGATAGTTAGACTTGCAGATGCAATGCAGAGATACGATGGCTTCCTCCCTCCAGATGCAACATGCCTCTCTCCAATAGGAGAGGAGGCACTAGAGGCAGGGATGAGGAGCATATTCAAGCCAGAGTTTGTAGCAGTTGTGCAGAGGCCTCCAAGTGCATACTCTGGCTTCCCATTCATAGTTGAGGTAGGGATAGCGTATGGAGGGAGTATAGAGGGTAAGGGGATAAGGCTCTACAGGTTTGCAAACAAGATACCCTTGCTTTATGATGAGGGGAGTGACGTCGCATGGAAGGTTATAGAGGAGATAGATTGGGCAAGGTACAAGGTTAAGGAGGATGAGATGCCAATAGCAATAGTAACTCACATATGCTCAACCAGGATACCATACAAGACTGTAGGTAAGGAGTACATAGCAGATAGGCCAGAGATAGAGTATGAGTTGAAGAACGCAATAAGGTTCCTTGCAAGGAGGCTATCGATATACCTTAGCAAGAAGGGTAGTATTGCAATGGCAAAGAAGAGGCTTGGTTTGTACTCAAGGTATATACCATTACTTGCAAGGTTTGTTACAGAGTTGAGTAGGGCTGAAAGGATGCCTAAATACAAAGTACTCTTGAGGCTAGGTGAACAGTATGAGCAGGAGATTACAAGTATGGGATTAGGAGCAGGGATGAGTGGAGAGGCTGGTG includes the following:
- a CDS encoding translation initiation factor IF-2 subunit beta → MDDSRYEMLLQRLYSKIPARSEKGAFRLEIPQPDVVWSGNRTILRNFDDYPKILRRDPEKLLLFLAKEIGTSANIVNEKAFFVGKWESTIFHSLLQKYIKEYVVCPVCNSPDTRVEKVKRLVFLTCEACGARSPIKGKFV
- a CDS encoding DUF424 domain-containing protein, which translates into the protein MYYSRSIQYQGSLMINICDAELIGSRIREGNLEVEISKDYFHERIGEEDAIALLRSCSIANLVGKRIVAKALEMRLASPHSVRYINGVPFLMLFKFVHTY
- the eif1A gene encoding translation initiation factor eIF-1A — encoded protein: MGKRKVLSEAELKELVLPAEGEILGRVIKMLGSDHVLVKCVDNKNRIARIRGKLKRKIWVRDNDVVLVAPWEFKSDERGDVVWRYTLAQVDWLKANGYLPQDF
- a CDS encoding serine protein kinase RIO; amino-acid sequence: MNYYNNNNDRSEERIDKRVLRELIRIDREQRSREKDESLVKVREEVFDTKTMLTLYSIMNSGYLAYLNGVVASGKESRVYWGVAEDGSSIAVKIYLVATAEFRHRLQYIVGDPRFKRVKRGIRNIVMLWARKEFKNLSRAYSSGVSVPKPIYVKDNVLLMEFIGSNGMPAPTLNQCNVCKEHYDQVIDNLIKLYRDARLVHADLSEFNIFLHHGDRIVIFDFGSAVDVKHPNAQEFLLRDIMNVNRFFSKQGVEVHDINYLLSIIRDDGVQASSEGTKG
- a CDS encoding KH domain-containing protein, whose product is MMEFRQVVKVPRDRIGVLIGKDGMVKEMVEKRCNVKLYIDGDDDVSVAIVSKDDATSPTSTSVSTSTTPAEAIDIKVFKAVEFVTAIARGFSPDRAVRLLNDEECMINVINLKDHVGRSHNALQRIKGRIIGSNGKARRLIEELTGAYISVYGHYVAIIGKAEEVRLAGEAVTMLINGSMHSTVYNMLQKARRRAKMERLKLWEEGEEGVGYLDATSKSDVGSSSGGDDEG
- a CDS encoding DNA topoisomerase VI subunit B: MSIFAEISPSEFFYRNRDLAGFSNPTRAIYMTVRELVENSLDACDSSSILPEISVSIREQSDLQGMPDPKHYTVTVKDNGPGIEPEYVPLAFGKVLYGTKFTLKQNRGMFGLGATMAILYGQITTNKPAVIRTVRDGYAYEYVMMLDIQRNKPIILRRNSVQVDDAGRGLEISITLLGDYSKAQQKVRDYIAQTALITPYADIVLEEPNGSSISFKRIMDKMPNPPVEVKPHPAGIDVETLRRLIQSEIGSIALHEVKDRFIKDVLRSSDKSIADAARERWDRLSTSMKTAASLLVMLNISVEDMDKVRIDRIDPLVNEIHYTTLLDGEYKSVKINDLEPFRSHLLSIAMGDTLISFLVKNFQRVGLSTAKRFLAFADMDEGKRIGMLSNEEIVRLADAMQRYDGFLPPDATCLSPIGEEALEAGMRSIFKPEFVAVVQRPPSAYSGFPFIVEVGIAYGGSIEGKGIRLYRFANKIPLLYDEGSDVAWKVIEEIDWARYKVKEDEMPIAIVTHICSTRIPYKTVGKEYIADRPEIEYELKNAIRFLARRLSIYLSKKGSIAMAKKRLGLYSRYIPLLARFVTELSRAERMPKYKVLLRLGEQYEQEITSMGLGAGMSGEAGDGGVDGEVSGIGIGSMENGGDRSGVGGVEVEGDGQGKGKEER